One segment of Synechocystis sp. PCC 7509 DNA contains the following:
- a CDS encoding ATP-binding protein: MNYLLTSAQQSNFPECYEEPIHTPGCIQPQGILLVLKEPDFTVVQVSSNTAAFIDIEPYELLGKNLDTILDSQQINYLRDCLSYDDNLQDVIPLEITLQVQVKEGLQAFDSNIHRVDGVLILEMEPSAPSEEIRFPSIYHLTKTTVSILQSTLSLQKLCQIAVKELRRLTGFDRVMMYQFTEEWHGTIIAEDRVESIDSLLGLHFPATDIPERARKLFNLNRVRLVENVNSVPVPIIPANNPVTSTPLDLSLSMLRSVLPIHLEYLQNMGVAASTAIALTKNGKLWGLVVCHHRSPKRVSYETRAACRFLSQVLSLELATKEDIKDHEYLMNLKFFQTKFIEYMSQEENLTDGLVKYNPNLLNLIDAKGAALYFNNCCTLLGETPKAAEVERLVNWLDKHSQEEIFCTNSLPQLYKEAEGFKNIASGLLTVQLSKEQKNYILWFRPEVIQTVNWGGDPNRPVEVEEGNLRLHPRNSFALWKETVKSKSLPWKQCELDAVGELRSSIIVIVLRRANEVAKLNAEMQIALDKEKELSTLKSHFVTMTSHEFRTPLTTILSSANILQKYSHKLREEQKFTHLQQIQTSVKQMTQLLDDLLLIGKAVAGKLQFEPTLVDLIRFCQALVEELKLINDSYTITFANQGNGTTAYIDEKLLRHILTNLLSNAIKYSSPDGSIHFELIYQTGEVIFHIQDHGIGIPQADQAQLFEVFHRASNVGTISGTGLGLSIAKNSVDLHGGTIIVASEVGVGTTFTVTIPLGVVPR; the protein is encoded by the coding sequence ATGAATTATCTACTTACTTCTGCTCAACAGTCTAATTTTCCTGAGTGCTACGAGGAACCGATCCACACACCGGGGTGCATTCAGCCCCAAGGGATTCTCTTGGTTTTAAAAGAACCCGACTTCACCGTGGTGCAGGTAAGTAGTAATACGGCGGCTTTTATTGATATCGAGCCCTACGAGCTGCTTGGAAAAAATTTAGATACAATACTTGATTCTCAGCAAATCAACTACTTAAGAGATTGCCTATCCTACGACGACAATTTGCAAGACGTAATTCCTCTTGAAATCACCTTGCAGGTTCAGGTCAAAGAGGGATTACAAGCCTTTGATAGCAACATCCACCGTGTAGATGGCGTGCTGATTCTGGAGATGGAGCCTTCCGCACCCAGTGAGGAAATCCGTTTTCCCAGTATTTACCATCTCACCAAGACAACTGTGTCTATACTCCAAAGCACTTTAAGCCTCCAGAAACTCTGCCAAATTGCTGTCAAGGAACTACGGAGGTTGACTGGTTTTGATCGGGTTATGATGTACCAGTTTACCGAAGAATGGCACGGAACCATAATCGCTGAGGACCGGGTAGAGAGCATCGACTCCCTGCTAGGTCTGCACTTTCCCGCCACCGACATCCCCGAACGGGCTCGCAAACTGTTTAACCTAAACAGAGTGCGCTTGGTCGAGAATGTCAACTCTGTACCGGTGCCAATTATTCCTGCCAATAATCCCGTTACCTCAACACCGCTTGATTTGAGTTTATCAATGCTCAGGAGTGTCTTGCCCATCCACCTTGAATATCTGCAAAATATGGGAGTTGCTGCCTCTACTGCCATAGCACTCACCAAGAACGGTAAACTGTGGGGACTGGTCGTCTGTCATCACCGTTCTCCCAAACGGGTTTCCTACGAAACTCGTGCCGCCTGCCGCTTCCTTAGCCAGGTTCTGTCTTTAGAACTGGCGACGAAGGAAGACATTAAGGATCACGAGTATCTCATGAATTTGAAGTTTTTCCAGACCAAGTTTATCGAGTATATGTCCCAAGAGGAGAACTTAACCGACGGTTTAGTCAAGTACAACCCTAACCTGCTGAACCTAATTGATGCCAAAGGCGCGGCTTTGTATTTTAACAACTGTTGCACTCTGCTCGGAGAAACTCCTAAAGCAGCAGAAGTTGAGCGCCTGGTTAATTGGTTGGACAAACATTCCCAAGAAGAAATCTTCTGCACAAACTCGTTACCACAGTTGTACAAGGAAGCTGAAGGCTTCAAGAATATAGCTAGCGGTTTATTGACAGTGCAGCTCTCCAAGGAGCAGAAAAACTATATACTGTGGTTTCGTCCGGAGGTCATCCAGACAGTAAATTGGGGAGGAGACCCCAACCGACCCGTCGAAGTAGAGGAGGGCAATCTACGCCTGCACCCGCGAAACTCCTTCGCACTGTGGAAAGAGACGGTTAAGTCAAAGTCCTTGCCCTGGAAGCAATGCGAGCTTGATGCGGTTGGCGAACTCAGAAGCTCGATCATTGTCATTGTGCTACGCCGGGCAAATGAGGTAGCGAAGTTGAATGCGGAAATGCAAATTGCTTTGGATAAAGAAAAGGAACTGAGTACACTCAAATCCCATTTTGTCACAATGACCTCCCACGAGTTTCGCACTCCCCTAACCACTATTTTATCTTCTGCTAATATACTCCAAAAGTATAGTCACAAGCTGCGTGAGGAGCAAAAATTCACCCATCTCCAGCAAATTCAAACAAGTGTTAAGCAGATGACTCAGCTTTTGGATGATCTGCTGTTAATTGGCAAAGCCGTAGCGGGAAAACTACAGTTCGAGCCAACCCTAGTGGATTTGATTCGGTTCTGTCAAGCTCTGGTTGAAGAATTAAAACTCATCAATGACAGTTACACAATCACCTTTGCAAATCAGGGTAACGGCACCACTGCTTACATCGATGAAAAACTGCTGCGACATATCCTAACTAACTTGCTCTCCAACGCCATCAAGTACTCATCCCCAGATGGCAGTATCCATTTTGAGCTTATTTACCAAACGGGGGAAGTAATTTTCCACATTCAAGACCATGGTATTGGCATTCCTCAAGCAGACCAAGCTCAACTATTTGAAGTTTTCCATAGAGCCAGCAATGTTGGCACAATTTCCGGCACAGGACTGGGGCTATCTATTGCCAAAAACTCTGTAGACCTACACGGTGGCACCATCATAGTTGCTAGTGAAGTCGGAGTTGGCACAACGTTTACCGTCACGATTCCATTAGGGGTCGTGCCGAGATAG
- a CDS encoding transposase, with amino-acid sequence MAGRFEGLSDLEWKLFEDVITKKVEKRGRGMPHAPFRYILNTLMYVLITGCRPCDVPTGEIWASKSSAHRWRSALVSRWNAKTPAIKDIRHRLRKRVN; translated from the coding sequence ATGGCTGGAAGATTTGAGGGATTGAGTGATTTGGAATGGAAGCTATTTGAGGATGTAATAACGAAGAAAGTAGAAAAGCGGGGACGGGGAATGCCCCATGCTCCTTTCCGTTATATCCTTAACACTTTGATGTATGTATTAATTACGGGCTGCCGCCCTTGTGATGTACCAACGGGAGAAATCTGGGCATCAAAAAGTTCAGCGCACCGATGGCGCTCTGCGTTGGTAAGCAGATGGAACGCTAAAACTCCTGCAATCAAGGATATTAGGCATCGCCTCCGAAAAAGGGTTAATTAG
- a CDS encoding phycobilisome protein: MLKQLARLSNEAEGHYASSAELQFIKDYIDSVDTRISAYKKIQIAEAEIVNKVAEIRSAAEPDLFAKVSQVDGASVCRRDFSNILRHSAAALLFDDHDRMPENFLLWYKTIVRTFKYDRAAGITYKVMQDVAQEYLTPQESALFNPILHLNQVVLG; encoded by the coding sequence ATGTTAAAACAATTAGCCCGCTTGAGCAACGAAGCTGAAGGACATTATGCTTCCAGCGCCGAACTGCAATTTATCAAAGACTACATTGATTCTGTAGATACGCGCATTAGTGCTTACAAGAAGATTCAAATTGCGGAAGCAGAAATTGTCAACAAAGTAGCAGAAATTAGAAGTGCGGCGGAACCCGATTTATTTGCCAAAGTCTCCCAAGTTGATGGTGCTTCCGTCTGCAGACGCGATTTTTCAAACATTTTGCGTCACTCGGCAGCCGCGTTGTTATTTGACGATCACGATCGGATGCCAGAAAACTTTTTACTTTGGTACAAAACAATTGTGCGGACTTTTAAATATGATCGCGCGGCAGGGATAACTTATAAAGTTATGCAAGATGTCGCTCAAGAATACCTTACTCCTCAAGAATCCGCTTTATTCAATCCGATTTTACACCTCAACCAAGTTGTTCTCGGTTAA
- a CDS encoding serine/threonine-protein kinase, whose protein sequence is MNSELSKYRQQTESKYCILELVGQGQFGQVFRATHKTSGQVVALKQLEINRFPTAKFLRELHFLISLQHPNVVAFQGLEHTLSGRYLVMDYCEGGSLRSLMNLQGKLSLALSLKLIIDILAGLEHIHSCKIIHRDIKPENILLNQDPTGWIARVSDFGMSRFNYEACVDKQDDCAGSPAYMAPERFYGQYSSASDFYAVGVLLFELVTGVRPFAGLPGELLVAHINQAVMIPETVPFLVRSTITKSMQKLPSHRFKSATEMLKSVQLAAQVERASSNSGRVAKNGRVK, encoded by the coding sequence ATGAATAGCGAACTTAGCAAATATCGACAACAAACAGAATCTAAATACTGCATTCTAGAGTTAGTAGGACAAGGACAATTTGGGCAGGTTTTTCGAGCTACTCATAAAACAAGCGGACAAGTAGTTGCTCTCAAACAATTAGAAATAAATCGCTTTCCAACTGCTAAGTTCTTACGAGAATTACACTTTTTGATCAGTTTACAGCATCCTAACGTTGTTGCTTTTCAGGGTTTAGAACATACCTTATCTGGAAGGTATTTAGTAATGGATTATTGTGAAGGAGGAAGTTTACGCAGTTTAATGAATTTACAAGGAAAACTGAGTTTAGCTTTAAGCTTAAAGTTAATTATTGATATTCTTGCGGGATTAGAGCATATTCATAGTTGCAAAATTATTCACCGAGATATTAAGCCAGAAAATATTCTGCTTAATCAGGATCCAACAGGTTGGATAGCGCGTGTTTCTGACTTTGGTATGTCTCGGTTCAATTACGAAGCTTGTGTTGATAAGCAAGATGATTGTGCTGGCTCACCTGCTTATATGGCTCCAGAGCGCTTTTACGGTCAGTATTCGTCAGCTTCCGACTTCTACGCTGTTGGAGTTTTATTATTTGAGTTAGTAACAGGTGTGCGCCCCTTTGCTGGCTTACCAGGTGAACTGCTGGTAGCCCATATAAATCAAGCTGTAATGATTCCAGAAACTGTACCTTTCTTGGTACGCTCTACAATTACTAAATCTATGCAAAAGCTACCATCTCATCGATTTAAATCGGCGACAGAGATGTTAAAGTCCGTTCAACTGGCGGCGCAAGTAGAAAGAGCAAGTAGTAATAGCGGCCGGGTTGCAAAAAATGGTAGAGTGAAATAA
- a CDS encoding tetratricopeptide repeat protein → MQSSLNPSKTHGWLDIVETVSVVGSIGASIASIFINQAALASIPLSITVMLNLVNRKLQLEATSKNSHSAISQLIQADEANSQQITQLQQLTFDYQQVKSNVQEHSQHLQSNQSAISHLLQEQRETQGKLHVINEQLAQSSRDYSQLKSDTQDYVKLPSLCEEQMEVARKVGYLQEIDNSTQAIRIAPCNADAYFKRGLSFQALGNKQGSISDFTEAIQLNPSHASAYYSRGLTHIDLGNRKRAVQDLREAAKLFFEAEDIASYQLAKDSSKQIHELNSSVDAEDSAQVAVGGLFR, encoded by the coding sequence ATGCAATCAAGTTTAAATCCATCCAAAACTCACGGTTGGTTAGATATTGTCGAAACCGTTTCTGTAGTTGGTTCTATCGGCGCTTCTATTGCCTCTATTTTTATCAATCAAGCGGCTCTAGCTTCGATACCTTTATCAATTACAGTGATGCTCAATCTGGTAAACCGCAAACTACAGCTAGAGGCGACTTCTAAAAATAGTCATAGCGCGATTTCTCAACTTATTCAAGCAGACGAGGCAAATAGTCAGCAAATCACTCAATTACAGCAGCTTACCTTTGACTATCAACAAGTTAAAAGCAACGTTCAAGAACATTCCCAGCACCTCCAGAGCAACCAAAGCGCAATTTCTCATCTGCTCCAAGAGCAGAGAGAAACCCAAGGGAAACTTCATGTTATCAACGAACAGCTGGCTCAGTCGAGTAGGGACTATAGTCAACTTAAAAGCGACACCCAAGACTACGTCAAACTCCCAAGCTTGTGCGAGGAGCAAATGGAAGTTGCTAGAAAAGTAGGTTATTTGCAAGAAATTGACAATTCTACTCAAGCTATTCGGATTGCTCCCTGCAATGCTGATGCCTACTTCAAACGAGGTCTTAGCTTCCAGGCACTAGGAAATAAACAAGGAAGCATTAGTGACTTTACAGAAGCTATTCAACTCAATCCTAGCCACGCTTCAGCTTACTATAGTCGCGGTTTAACTCATATCGATTTAGGTAATAGAAAAAGAGCAGTTCAAGATTTAAGGGAAGCTGCCAAACTATTTTTTGAAGCTGAAGATATTGCCAGCTACCAACTAGCTAAAGACTCTAGCAAGCAGATTCACGAGCTAAATTCGTCTGTTGACGCTGAAGATAGCGCGCAAGTTGCTGTCGGAGGTTTGTTTAGATAG